From the Bacillota bacterium genome, one window contains:
- a CDS encoding P-loop NTPase has translation MRKIAIYGKGGIGKSTTTANVSAALARQGYRVMQIGCDPKADSTRTLMGGREIPTILDVQREKKNGVRLEDIVFTGFGGVLCAESGGPTPGVGCAGRGIIAAFETLESLKAFEVYRPDIVFYDVLGDVVCGGFAMPLRKGYAEEIYIVTSGEKMSLFAARNIARAVEQFKGRGYARLKGIILNARGVPNEAALVKAAAEEMGTRVIIEIPRDSTVQLCEERNVTVVEGAPDSPLAGIYHRLAEIIAGGRTAFDDINV, from the coding sequence TTGAGAAAGATAGCTATTTACGGCAAAGGCGGCATTGGCAAGTCCACTACTACAGCTAACGTGTCCGCGGCCCTGGCCAGGCAGGGCTATAGAGTGATGCAGATCGGCTGCGATCCCAAGGCAGATTCCACCAGGACGCTTATGGGCGGCCGGGAGATCCCCACAATACTGGATGTGCAAAGGGAAAAGAAGAATGGCGTCCGGTTGGAGGATATCGTCTTCACGGGTTTCGGTGGGGTTTTGTGTGCCGAATCCGGCGGGCCAACCCCTGGGGTGGGCTGCGCCGGCAGGGGCATCATCGCTGCCTTTGAAACTCTGGAATCTTTAAAGGCCTTTGAAGTTTACCGACCAGATATAGTTTTTTACGATGTACTCGGCGATGTAGTCTGCGGTGGTTTTGCCATGCCGCTTCGTAAAGGGTACGCCGAAGAGATCTACATTGTAACCTCAGGAGAAAAGATGTCACTGTTTGCCGCCCGGAACATTGCCCGGGCAGTTGAACAGTTCAAGGGCCGCGGTTATGCCCGGCTGAAGGGTATCATTCTCAATGCCAGGGGTGTGCCAAATGAGGCCGCCCTGGTAAAGGCTGCGGCTGAGGAGATGGGTACGAGGGTGATAATTGAAATCCCCCGCGATTCTACCGTGCAGTTATGTGAGGAAAGGAATGTAACGGTGGTGGAGGGGGCACCGGATTCTCCTCTGGCCGGGATCTACCACAGGTTGGCTGAAATAATAGCAGGGGGCAGGACGGCCTTCGACGACATAAATGTATAA
- a CDS encoding radical SAM protein, with product MDYCLNPYTGCEHGCVYCYASFMKRFCGIEEKWGSFVQVKINFAARLAAQLRHCRPGRVMLSSVTDPYQPLERQYRLTRSCLELLAQSNFQVSILTKSDLVLRDLDVLKKIPEVEVGFTITTADRDAARFLEPRAPSPDRRFEALARLAEAGIWTWVFIAPVVPGLGDTEANLTAILEKARRAGVREVDYDPLNFYSTSVANLKSLFRRCWPRLLPVFQAACEDQTGYRARLSSLARELWPLYGYAVT from the coding sequence ATGGATTACTGCCTCAATCCTTACACCGGCTGCGAGCACGGTTGTGTTTACTGCTACGCCAGCTTCATGAAGCGCTTCTGCGGCATCGAGGAGAAGTGGGGGTCCTTCGTCCAGGTGAAAATCAACTTTGCGGCCCGGCTCGCGGCCCAGCTGCGGCACTGCCGGCCGGGCCGGGTGATGCTTTCCAGCGTCACCGACCCCTACCAGCCCCTGGAACGCCAGTACCGCCTGACCCGCTCCTGCCTGGAGCTTCTGGCGCAGTCGAATTTTCAAGTTTCTATTTTAACAAAATCCGATCTCGTCCTGCGGGATCTGGACGTGCTGAAAAAAATCCCGGAGGTTGAGGTGGGTTTTACCATCACCACGGCAGACCGGGATGCCGCGCGGTTCCTGGAGCCCCGCGCCCCCTCCCCGGACCGCCGGTTCGAAGCACTGGCTCGGCTTGCGGAGGCGGGAATCTGGACGTGGGTTTTTATTGCCCCGGTTGTGCCCGGCCTGGGGGATACCGAGGCAAACCTTACCGCCATTCTTGAAAAAGCCAGGCGCGCCGGGGTGCGGGAGGTGGATTACGATCCCCTGAACTTCTACTCCACCTCCGTTGCGAACTTAAAATCCCTTTTCCGCAGGTGCTGGCCCCGGCTTCTTCCCGTTTTCCAGGCGGCCTGCGAGGATCAGACCGGCTACCGGGCACGCCTTTCCAGCCTCGCGCGCGAACTCTGGCCACTTTACGGTTATGCCGTCACCTGA
- a CDS encoding PadR family transcriptional regulator, with translation MMWGRQENLIQPALLLLLCEKSAHGYELHERLTGFGFDFSIDPTTVYRYLRRFEEQGFATSHWETQDAGPARRLYEITPEGRGCLQAWVSILRKRRDLLNFLLARADDIFDVGR, from the coding sequence ATGATGTGGGGGCGCCAGGAAAACCTGATCCAGCCTGCTTTGCTGCTGCTTCTCTGCGAGAAGAGCGCTCACGGCTACGAGCTTCACGAGCGGCTGACCGGCTTCGGATTTGATTTCAGCATTGATCCCACTACCGTTTACCGGTATCTCAGGCGCTTTGAGGAGCAGGGGTTTGCGACCTCTCACTGGGAGACTCAGGACGCGGGACCGGCTCGCCGCCTCTACGAGATCACTCCTGAAGGCAGGGGATGCCTCCAGGCCTGGGTGTCCATCTTGCGGAAGCGCCGGGATCTCCTGAATTTCCTTTTGGCCCGCGCCGACGACATTTTCGATGTAGGACGATGA
- the rlmD gene encoding 23S rRNA (uracil(1939)-C(5))-methyltransferase RlmD — protein MSESTWITQIYDYSHNGAGVGKLDGKTVFVHHALRGETVRFRIVQEKRDYLQGEMVEILAPAPWRVSPPCPSYPDCGGCQLQHMDYEEQLYFKRKRVAAALRRIGGLENPPVNPARGMEHPWRYRHTARLHVSRKTNKTALGYYQGKTHVVEEIADCLLLPSDCSLLLKALSELLNHRGDTLGKGLKEVVLRKGYATGELLVLFHLEELPPQTEFPGLEEITAAFPALVGLLGQTPRTRAVFFGRDYYTEVVSGLRLRVPASAFFQNNPLQTVTLVETVKSFCEPRPGGVLLDLYCGVGLFSLALAPMYGQVYGIEENRDAAAAACANAQINKIENAKFICGRVEDVLPLLKKKGVAPHTAILDPPRGGCSGRALKEIGELAPERIVYVSCNPATLARDLSLLGKRYQTLKVQPLDLFPQTSHIESVALLARET, from the coding sequence ATGAGCGAGTCTACCTGGATCACTCAGATCTACGACTACAGCCACAACGGAGCAGGGGTGGGAAAGCTTGACGGAAAAACCGTCTTTGTTCACCATGCGCTGCGCGGGGAAACGGTGAGGTTCAGGATCGTCCAGGAAAAGAGAGACTATCTGCAGGGCGAAATGGTGGAGATCCTCGCGCCGGCCCCGTGGCGCGTTTCTCCGCCCTGCCCCAGCTACCCGGACTGCGGCGGCTGCCAGCTGCAGCATATGGATTACGAAGAACAGCTTTACTTCAAACGGAAGCGAGTCGCGGCAGCGCTCCGGAGAATCGGCGGCCTGGAAAATCCCCCTGTCAACCCTGCGCGCGGAATGGAGCACCCCTGGCGCTACCGCCATACGGCGCGCCTTCACGTCAGCCGGAAGACCAATAAAACGGCCCTCGGTTACTACCAAGGCAAGACTCATGTGGTGGAGGAAATCGCAGACTGCCTGCTCCTCCCCTCTGACTGCTCCCTGCTCCTGAAGGCCCTTTCGGAGCTCCTGAATCACCGGGGCGATACCCTGGGAAAAGGTTTGAAAGAAGTGGTGTTGCGGAAAGGTTATGCCACCGGGGAACTCCTGGTTCTTTTTCACCTGGAGGAGCTTCCTCCCCAGACCGAATTCCCGGGACTAGAGGAGATAACCGCCGCCTTCCCGGCCCTCGTGGGGCTGCTCGGGCAGACTCCCCGCACGCGGGCGGTTTTCTTTGGCCGGGACTACTACACAGAGGTGGTCTCAGGGCTTCGACTGCGCGTCCCCGCCTCTGCCTTTTTCCAGAACAACCCCCTGCAAACGGTGACCCTGGTGGAGACGGTGAAATCCTTCTGCGAGCCCAGGCCGGGAGGGGTCCTCCTCGACCTCTACTGCGGAGTGGGGCTCTTTTCCCTTGCCCTGGCCCCGATGTACGGGCAGGTATACGGGATCGAAGAAAACAGGGACGCAGCGGCAGCAGCCTGCGCCAACGCCCAAATCAACAAGATCGAAAACGCAAAGTTCATTTGCGGCAGGGTGGAAGATGTCCTCCCCTTGCTGAAGAAAAAAGGGGTCGCCCCCCACACGGCAATCCTGGATCCTCCCCGCGGCGGCTGCTCCGGGAGGGCCCTGAAAGAAATCGGCGAACTCGCCCCGGAAAGGATCGTCTACGTTTCCTGCAACCCGGCCACCCTGGCGCGGGACCTCTCCCTTCTCGGCAAAAGGTACCAGACCCTAAAGGTGCAGCCCCTGGACCTGTTCCCCCAAACCAGCCACATCGAATCCGTAGCACTGCTTGCGAGGGAAACGTAA